A single genomic interval of Antechinus flavipes isolate AdamAnt ecotype Samford, QLD, Australia chromosome 1, AdamAnt_v2, whole genome shotgun sequence harbors:
- the CEBPD gene encoding CCAAT/enhancer-binding protein delta — protein MSTALYSLDSPACYRNWSMEPANFYETNKGGGGGGGGPGGLGASCKPGRGPLNGCEEHSGGGGGGGGGAGGGGGGGGGGGANLAELSAAAPAMYDDESAIDFSSYIDSMSSVPNLELCHDELFADLFNSNHKPDRGGGGGGGAASHASAGDYEYLPGHPAHSHPAAHKDFASAMASLLGAGTSASPPGALKQEPDWSDSDMSSSLLPSQIATCAQTIMNLSAAGQPTPPTSPEPSGCSSSSSCSSGRSPAAPAPPPPHLGKEKSGGVSGGGKKSLDRFSPEYRQRRERNNIAVRKSRDKAKKRNQEMQQKLVELSSENEKLHKKIEQLTRDLSSLRQFFKQLPSSSFLPAGTASSGIDCR, from the coding sequence ATGAGCACCGCGCTTTACAGCCTCGACAGCCCGGCATGCTACAGGAACTGGTCCATGGAGCCGGCCAACTTCTATGAGACGAATAAAggtggtggcggcggcggcggcggccctGGGGGGCTGGGAGCCTCCTGCAAGCCGGGCCGGGGCCCCCTGAATGGCTGCGAAGAGcacagcggcggcggcggcggaggaggaggaggagcgggaggcggcggcggcggcggcggcgggggcggcgCTAACCTGGCGGAGCTGAGCGCGGCCGCCCCGGCCATGTACGACGACGAGAGCGCCATCGACTTCAGCTCATACATCGACTCCATGTCCTCCGTGCCCAACCTAGAGCTGTGCCACGACGAGCTCTTCGCCGACCTCTTCAACAGCAATCATAAGCCCGACCGCGGGGGCGGCGGGGGCGGCGGCGCGGCCAGCCACGCCAGCGCCGGGGACTACGAGTACCTGCCCGGGCACCCCGCGCACTCCCACCCCGCGGCGCACAAGGACTTCGCCAGCGCCATGGCCAGCCTCTTGGGCGCGGGCACCAGCGCGTCCCCGCCGGGGGCCCTGAAGCAGGAGCCCGACTGGAGTGACAGCGACATGTCGTCTTCCCTGCTGCCCTCTCAGATCGCCACCTGCGCGCAGACCATCATGAACCTGTCGGCGGCCGGCCAGCCCACCCCGCCCACCTCCCCGGAGCCGTCGGGCTGCAGCTCCAGCTCCAGCTGTTCCAGCGGCCGCTCCCCTGCGGCGCCAGCGCCGCCGCCGCCACATCTGGGCAAGGAGAAGAGCGGCGGCGTGAGCGGCGGCGGCAAGAAGTCTCTGGACCGCTTCAGCCCCGAGTACCGGCAGCGGCGGGAGCGCAACAACATCGCGGTGCGCAAGAGCCGGGATAAGGCCAAGAAGCGCAACCAGGAGATGCAGCAAAAGCTAGTGGAGCTCTCCTCGGAAAACGAGAAGCTGCACAAGAAGATCGAGCAGCTGACCAGGGACTTATCGAGCCTGAGACAGTTTTTCAAACAGCTGCCCAGTTCTTCCTTTCTCCCGGCCGGCACCGCCTCCTCGGGCATTGACTGTCGGTAA